AACCTTAGTGGTGAGCTTTTTTTTCCTTTCGGCATGTGCTCCCTTTCGTGCCCCCAGAAAGGAAAGGGTCCCTCCATCGCCTGAGACCACGCGAGCCTTGGAGCGCTTCGAACAAGCCGAAGACTTCTCTCAAAGACAGGCCTACCCAGAGGCGCTCGCTATCTACCAGGACTATCTCAGGCGTTTTCCCAAGGGGCACCTCGTGGACATGGCCATCATGAAAACAGGTTTGCTTTACATGGCTGCGGGTAACTTCCCCCAGGCCCGAAAGGCTTTTCAGCGCCTCCTCTCTCGCTATCGGAAAAGCCCTTTTGTGGAAGACGCCAGATTCAACGTCATACTCACACATTACAAAGAAGGGGACTACAACTTGGCCGTTAAGCGCGCAAGATCTTTCCTGGATGTTGCAAAGACCCGTGACCAAGAATTTCGTATTCACAATCTCCTGGGATACTGTTACAGCGCCGGCAGACAGTTCAAGGAAGCAATCAGAAGCTATATGGATGCCTATGAACTCAGCTCGCAGGAAGAGCGTGCGGAAATCCTGAGCAAAGTGAAGGAAGTCATCACCTACATGAAGGAACCGGAATTGAATTTCCTCCTCGGCATTTATGGAGACAGGATACCCGGCGGCTATTTGCGCCTTCAACTGGCAAAGGAATATGCAGCAGAGGACCTCATTGAGCCTGCTATGACGGTCCTATCCGATTTTGTGAGCCTATTCCCGGATCATGACGGGCTTGAGACTGCAACGGCCCTCATCGAGGAATTAGACTCAAGATCCATAGTGGATCGCTTCTTGATCGGTTGCATCCTCCCCTTGACCGGACCCTACGGGACCTTTGGAAACCGCGCCCTGACGGGCATTGAGCTTGCCCTCGATGTCTTCAACGCACAACCCCATGTCCACCCGGTTCGATTGCTTGTCAGGGATTCAAAAGGAGATCCAAATGAAGCTGTGATGGCGCTTGAGACTCTGGTTCTTAAAGACGGTGTGGCAGGAATCATCGGGCCCATGATCACGTCAGAGTCAGCTGCCATAAGGGCCCAAGCCCTTAAAGTCCCCATTATGACCCTTACACAGAAATTCAACATCACCGAAATGGGGGATTACGTGTTTCGAAACTTCTTGACGTTGTCTCTACAGGTTGAGGCCATTGTGGACTATGCAGTAAAAGACCTGAAATTTGAGAAATTCGCTATCTTATACCCTGATGAACGGTACGGCATCTCCTTTATGAACCGATTCTGGGATGAACTAATATTAAATGGCGCTGAAGTAGTCGGGATTGAATCGTACGCACCCGATCAGACCGATTTTAGTGA
Above is a genomic segment from Deltaproteobacteria bacterium containing:
- a CDS encoding ABC transporter substrate-binding protein encodes the protein MQPGNVLLKTLVVSFFFLSACAPFRAPRKERVPPSPETTRALERFEQAEDFSQRQAYPEALAIYQDYLRRFPKGHLVDMAIMKTGLLYMAAGNFPQARKAFQRLLSRYRKSPFVEDARFNVILTHYKEGDYNLAVKRARSFLDVAKTRDQEFRIHNLLGYCYSAGRQFKEAIRSYMDAYELSSQEERAEILSKVKEVITYMKEPELNFLLGIYGDRIPGGYLRLQLAKEYAAEDLIEPAMTVLSDFVSLFPDHDGLETATALIEELDSRSIVDRFLIGCILPLTGPYGTFGNRALTGIELALDVFNAQPHVHPVRLLVRDSKGDPNEAVMALETLVLKDGVAGIIGPMITSESAAIRAQALKVPIMTLTQKFNITEMGDYVFRNFLTLSLQVEAIVDYAVKDLKFEKFAILYPDERYGISFMNRFWDELILNGAEVVGIESYAPDQTDFSDAVKRLVGLYYPRPEEPPEEDMGDELEPWDMFLPPQQEDEAGWPDLDQPDDPSDDTTYDTTDQDEKPQEEEEEEQEEPQPIIDFQAIFIPDSFEKIGLITPQLLFHDVAGVLLLGTNLWHSDKLIKMARGYVQGAILPEGFFADSPSPEVQDFVRNYDEVFGRVPAYLEAQAYDAAWILFQAVNQPQVRSRRTLKMALMEVNDFQGVTGLTSFDETGDAQKNLYLLTVEGSRFVQIRP